In a single window of the Biomphalaria glabrata chromosome 13, xgBioGlab47.1, whole genome shotgun sequence genome:
- the LOC106071819 gene encoding solute carrier family 2, facilitated glucose transporter member 1-like, which produces MADDTTPLLTEQLNSNVSLRSQTSSKEFSGSENIDYRRIKPNEKSSKSHLALAIIACILGSPLQIGLNTAILNAPEEVIKEFYNETYFDRYNDFMSDSLLTMLWAITVAFFCVGGMLGGVSAAYFAGKYGRKSTLLLNNAVAFTCAALQGCSKVSKSFEMLIAGRVVAGICCGLNSAVAPLYLAEISPVSLRGFCGTCNQLSITLGVLIGEVIGMKQLLGTEAFWPILVASPAIPAIYSLATLTFCPESPKYLLVNKGDDDAAEAALIWLRKTQDVSEEMEAMRKERVELRNSPKFSVMDLWRTSELRWPLIICIVLQMSQQFSGINAVIYYSTSIFGSAGLSKESSQYATVGTGAVNVMMTFVSALIMDRAGRRTLHMIGLGGMCIFSIVLVVCLSLQSTLPWLSYISIVAVIIYIIFFATGPGAIPWFMVAEMFAQSPRTAAVGVSVVVNWLCNFTVGIVFPVLQKAIETYSFLPFSVMLLLFFIFTYMFVPETKGKSISEITRLFKSPTVGSSVNDLPESDISYESLKNRYSTQVLIIDPPGIDETPEYSIQTSGRSEKVEFQ; this is translated from the exons atggCCGACGACACTACGCCTTTATTGACAGAGCAACTAAATTCAAATGTTTCATTAAGATCTCAGACTAGTAGCAAAGAATTTTCAGGATCAGAAAACATCGATTACCGAAGGATTAAACCTAATGAGAAG tCATCAAAATCTCATTTAGCACTTGCAATTATAGCTTGCATTCTGGGAAGTCCTTTACAAATCGGTCTAAATACTGCCATACTGAATGCACCAGAAGAG GTTATCAAAGAGTTCTACAATGAAACCTACTTTGATAGGTACAATGATTTCATGTCAGACTCGCTGCTTACCATGCTGTGGGCAATAACAGTGGCCTTTTTTTGTGTGGGTGGCATGCTTGGGGGAGTTTCTGCAGCATACTTTGCAGGGAAGTATGGAAG AAAAAGTACTCTACTCTTGAATAATGCTGTTGCCTTTACCTGTGCTGCTCTACAAGGCTGCAGCAAAGTCTCCAAGTCTTTTGAGATGTTGATTGCTGGACGTGTTGTGGCTGGCATTTGTTGtg GTTTGAATTCTGCTGTGGCTCCTTTGTATTTAGCTGAGATCTCACCCGTCTCTCTTCGAGGCTTTTGCGGAACTTGCAATCAGCTGTCTATTACACTCGGTGTTCTTATAGGAGAAGTAATAGGAATGAAACAGCTGCTCGGAACTGAGGCGTTCTGGCCAATATTAGTTG ctagTCCAGCCATTCCTGCAATCTACAGCCTTGCAACCTTGACCTTTTGTCCAGAATCTCCTAAATATCTGCTTGTGAATAAAGGCGATGATGATGCAGCCGAAGCAG CTTTGATTTGGTTAAGAAAAACCCAAGATGTGTCTGAAGAGATGGAGGCCATGAGGAAAGAACGTGTGGAACTCAGGAACTCACCAAAA TTCAGTGTTATGGACCTTTGGAGGACCAGTGAGTTACGGTGGCCACTGATCATCTGTATAGTACTACAAATGTCTCAGCAGTTCTCTGGCATCAACGCT GTGATTTATTACTCGACTAGTATCTTCGGTTCCGCTGGACTCAGTAAAGAATCTTCACAGTATGCAACAGTCGGTACAGGAGCGGTCAATGTCATGATGACCTTTGTCTCTGCTCTGATCATGGACCGAGCAGGCAGGAGAACTCTACACATGATTGGTCTAGGGGGCATGTGCATTTTTTCAATTGTATTAGTTGTCTGCCTTTCGTTACAG tCCACACTGCCCTGGCTTTCTTATATAAGCATTGTTGCTGTTATCATCTACATTATTTTCTTCGCCACTGGACCAG GGGCCATACCGTGGTTCATGGTTGCGGAGATGTTTGCCCAGAGTCCGAGAACAGCTGCAGTCGGTGTTTCTGTGGTGGTCAATTGGCTGTGTAACTTTACTGTCGGCATAGTGTTTCCTGTTCTACAG aAAGCAATAGAAACATATTCCTTTCTGCCTTTCTCCGTCATGCTGTTGTTGTTCTTCATCTTCACCTACATGTTTGTCCCAGAGACCAAAGGCAAAAGTATTTCTGAGATTACCCGGCTGTTTAAATCCCCCACGGTTGGCAGCTCTGTTAATGATCTTCCAGAGTCTGACATTTCTTATGAGAGTCTCAAGAACAGGTACAGTACCCAAGTCTTGATCATCGACCCACCTGGCATAGACGAGACTCCTGAGTATTCTATCCAGACAAGTGGTAGGTCAGAAAAAGTGGAATTCCAGTAG